The sequence CAGAAAATGACATTCAATAGTCCATAGACCAATAGTCCATTCAAATCAGAACCAAACAACTAAAACAACATAAGATTCATGGTAATTCTAGTGTTCAAGcaatatgtatgttctccccgtgtttgcgtgggtttcctctgggtgctccggtttcctcccacactccaaaaacatactggtaggtgtcacgagccgcggcggtactcacagccgccgcggctcgcttcctgtcggtcccaacgtcccggccgtcaccatgacgaccgggacgtcacttccctccaactcccgaccgttgccttggcagccaggcgcgcatgcgccctagggacaatcaggcagattcagcctgtggctgaattagcaggcattagcctgcaagtgtggatttcagggttaagccctgattggtcttgctaggtgctggcaattagcctgcaagtgtggctatgtctaggggcaggttctgattggttgtgggttgtatttaaggcaatgaggtctgctgcctcattgccggttatagtctctgtatccagtctgctgtacctgctctctgccttgttcctgtctattggacttgctgctgtttacccgtgtatgacccttggcttggatttggactttgcttgtgtatcccgtgaccctgacctctggcttgaataccgacctccctgtctgctcgtgaccctttgacctcagcttgtatactggtactgttgtctgctgccggcccctgacctctgcttggattccactccgcttgcttgggttctccccagccggtacacacttcacgactcTCTGTCAGTcggcagcccagtctgtccccaccactaggggctccagtgaacacctgactggcagagtagattccgggttgtgttgtgccggatggaggggttcctaacagtaggttaattggctgctaacaaattgaccctagtctgtgtgtccatgtgtatgtgtgttagggaatttagactggaagccccaatggggcagggactgatgtgagtgagttctctgtacagcgctgcggaattagtggcgctatataaataaattatgatgatgatatgtcaaaTTACCACCTATTTGTAAATGATCCAAGTGTAAATTCCAAGGTGTTGGAATAGCTTTTTCCAATTGTAatccattaaaaaaaactaaaaaataaaataaaacaaatgtaaaaaaaaatctcgctGGGTACCCGGCCAAATTATTCACAGCAAATATAAAGTATTTACTCTTATTCATCATCCTCTccccacagagtgtgtggatgcagaggggctgagtgagtggatgCAACTATTCGCAAGGGCCTGAGGTAAGAACGAGTACTAAGGCACccaagacgctgacacacatcacaggacttacagtaagCTCGGATGTCAACCGACATTCCCGGGCAGAAAAAGTTCTGTTTCAGgcacttcagtgttcggtctcttccctggtgtcccgccatagggatttcgtgggcaactgacatcagttgcATGCGAAAGCccagtggtaccaccagttgaacttgttcctggACTAGTCTACCCCCATGTACCAGGATTCGGATTATGGGCATGAGCCTGGGttgctggggctgtgggagaGTCCATTCGCAGgtgaccggttttcccacagTTGTAGAACTTGCTCTCCTGCCTGGGCTCCAATGGTCTCTGATAACACTCAGGGACAGTGCGGGGCGGTGACTCGCGTGTGGTACcagaagggttaggtacttgcttttgggggtgagtagaagaggggtgtccccatgtttgtacagtcctttggggttggctgctaacctggcgcttctgccagtgtggcctcactgccacatactgatccgccaactGGGCCGTTTTCTTTTTGGCTACGGTCCAATACCCGCTCCTTCACCTCCGTTGCGCACCGACGGTGAaattgctctctgcaaattaagttcactaattcttcccaggacttggCATCAGATCCATTAATCCAACAGGTGCTGTGTGTGTTCTGGGATGTTGCTGCAGGTACCTCTAGTTTTGGAATTAATGTCTCCTCCTGATCACTGTCGCagtcagcttcctcatctgctTACCCGTGCTGCGCATCCCAAGTTCTCAGCTCCTTTTTCATTTCGCTCCTTGTCGCTGTGTAAGGAGTTTCTaacttctttgcttggcacagtatctcaaggaccgccttggacattttactgtacttagACATCCTGTGTGTTCTCCTGGCTGCGTTTATTcttctcctgaataactcggctctcctgacagGTGAAAAGCCGCCTGGGGTTATCCCACcggttgccaccagaaatctgtgacaggatggaccgcctatgccaccctgtctgttgttgctgggaaccggctgggcttactttaccaccgTTCTCTTTCAGGATCCCAAaagcgccctctaaccgcagtaagaggggcttacaaatgctgccaccactggacgcctcaccggcatccagtaccgggtttcttctggtaactgacgctgctagtgtaccccgttactggtgtactggctggtacccctgaccttttcttatggatcagggttgctgtgcattgattccccctggcctatcacactgaccagagctgttgggtagcgggcagagcggtggtaccggaaagctgcgTCCAAACCTCAAAGCAGccggaacggattagagttgggtctaatctgtaggtcacagggatagagaagtttccaagcaggtctttgaagcaattgatgtttatttgctcacactggttgaaggtagcagtaagcaggtcagatgaaacaagaagaacatttttcaatacaaaacagtgctttttacatcatttttggacacagcctcacagggtaagccagccccctgaggtctgagctatttttagaatcaggatgcaatgtgtttacccaaacatggatttacatgcaatgcaaagctaacaatatttacacttatatgtgatatcctaaaacttgctgtgatttcctgcatcttgttttagacgcaggaaatctaacagcaagtctaattatgCCTGtcccttcaggtgctggaccctcacacctcaaaaggtctaattagcatgagattaacaTGAGTCATCTCTTAAggcagttgcagaatacacattcccaaaggaaagatacaaaaccccaaacaagtcatttccttaccaaaatacacaaaagacttcctcaacaaagggttcttgcatcaggtatatacctccgAAATAATGCATTACCTCTatgaaagttaaaacaaaaaacgaatTTCCTCCACTGGTcttagaaataaagatatttcctttaccaacatacacacaatatcaaaaataagtacacttgcagttatataaataagcgccctgcactatttcctttaaataaatttataccataaattatttataagtaatccagtcacagaggtgtttggggttagacgcttgagcagagatgagagattggaagtatactTGCTTTACAGTGTCCAGTACATTTCAGTAAGattggtagatagcagtatatgtgaggaaatcattagagctACGATATTTATGCCTGTGAccttctgctttacgagaacttTTTCTCTGCTTTTTCTCGGCtttcctgtgttgaacccagagCCCTTCGTAAGCGGTTAGGAGGAACCAGCCATAGTCATcaacaaagaggtgctgcagcagctgcaCCAAACACTCGCACATAGGTGGTTCCTGGTgactacaactattgcgcagttggctcTGTCAGTCACTTAATGGGGATTGGAGTAGTGTGTGGTGGGCTTTTTGTACGAGAACATTCTGATTTTTTTGAGAGAAGTATTTTTTCTGGTCCCCTCTGGTATGGTGGAAAGCAGCCCTGACTGCCTGGTATTGGGGCTGATTCCAGATTTATTCTTTTTGGAGGGGTGTGATGCCcatatttaaaaattaacatttttatttacaaaaacaaaatgctACATTAATTGTCATTAGTGTATAAAGTAAATGACCTCACATCCAGAATGTAGTTAATCAACTGTTTAGTGCAATATATCAGATCATTTATGTACCTGCCCCTTTAAACCAAACCTAACCCCATGAGGACTACCCCCCAAACAATATACATAACATAATGATGTGCAAACAAAAAGGACCCCACTCTCCCTCTCAGTCTTACCCGAGTACATCTCCAACGCCAAATCCGTACTGCGCATTTTGGTTGGTTGCTTTCCTCGACACGGTTACCAGTGGGTACAGATAATCAGCTTGTCAAATATCACTTCTACACGATCACCATAAAGGCAATAGCATTTTAGTGAATTTATTAGATTGGTTACTGTACAAATGCAATATTACataaaaaatgggaaaaacaaCATAACATGCAGCGTCTACTCAGCAAGCAATGCTAGGATGATGCTTCCATTGCGATCTGCTGGCTGTCTCCATCGTCCAGAATGGCAGTAATCTAGCTTGATGTCTCCCTGCTTTGGGTAGGCTCACACCAATGGTGACAAGGGTCTGCCCCTTACAGACAACACAGGATATGTACTCTAGAGTGGCAAAAGCTCTTCAGTGATACGTGTGATGTATTTTCAACATTTGCAAACAATATTGTAATAACATGACTACCTTTAATAACCTGTAGGTAAGTGCCACCGGAGGTGGATTACAGGATACTTGCAGTTATTTATGCAAGTATCTCCACTCTCGTCACATACTGTTTCCTATGGATCTGTAATGTCTGGAGTTACTTATCAAACATATTTCTGGCTACTCCCagaatcggtggtagtcagttttccAATGATTAAAATAACAACAAGAATGACACCAACATAAAAATTATGATGACCATCAATGAGACCGCGAATTAATATGTACTTACCATTATTTAGATGTACTGTATCTCCAGCACCAGTTATACCCGTCACCTGTAAATTGCGAAGAGAAAATCTGGCGACTACTAAGCTTGTTGTGAAGGAGCTCCAATATCGATGCTGATGACCCAGTTgtggtgggcggagcttgagccacgcataatagccactagcattccactgctgtttacatgcaccgaacttatgcgcagattaagatatgaactggctgaaagtCAGAGCATTTCAACCAAAGAAATTTTCTCTTATATGTGGCTCCACAGTAAGTTAGGTtgaaacaaaggaaaaacatgtgCTCACAAGACAGGAAGTTACagctaagaaacacagagcagtgagtcataATTGCAGGCATTGTCCAGTTGTGTCGGTGTGGTAAAGGTCGCAACCTtcacctgaagcaatgcattctgaGTAAAGGATTATAAGCCATGGAAGTAGGCAAAACAGCCCTCTTTTgaccacaccacatacacacctggAAGTTGGGACATCTCCTCCACCTGGAGCCTACAAGACACACACTCCACAGTAAGCTTATACCTTGTCTGTCTGTATCTCTGCCTACAACTTATATgtccatctatttctattaactttccttGCTTGCATGTTTTTCTAATAACTTTCCTCTGAATTTTTATCTGTTTAATTACCTTATATGTATGCTGCCTGCAACTTATAATATActtgcacatatatgtaaagtttatatctgtttctattaactttctgaTTCTTTAATTAACCTTTTCACACATGCTTTACAAAGTCTAGCTTCTTCCCCCATCTCAGGATGCTTACTATCTACACTACAATTGACTCTAGCTTCTTTCCCccccatctctttctctctctctatgcttGGCCTGTATTATCCTTTAGGCCTGaccacatattacacacacatgcactatGCAACCTTCCTATATCACTCTttcatttatctcatatctttctctctctctcaattcATCTTTCTCTATCTACCActtaaacacatttctctttacacatttaaacacacacgaacatgtgcttgcttaaacacattctcttcataaatgctctctttctcttgttacatctaaacacacactacacaaaagagcaatactgaccacacactcatatacatttctgtcttacagcatatatacactagtgtgtatgtgtgtatgtatatatatatgtgtgtgtgtatatatatatatatatatatatacacacacacacacacacccctgaaCTTACATAtacatgtaaccccctgtcactgtgtgtattgtggggtgcaaagggtacacagtgcacctccttctcaagccctggctagctgatgggcatgggtgtaaatgatcagggggtccctgcacatgcaggtgtttctttatAGTtcgtgggacacaggtgatgtcactttgtggtgcagtgcaataaaagtcacaataatttgggcgccagaccatctctatgataaactgaactctttatttacactcctcttcctccagcacgataatcataatggttgcagcaataaagaaatatatttacagctccttactctctccagcacaggtcttaatgagcaatacgaatatggttgcaaatatatctcattactcctcctgcacagttcttaatgttatccagatgttatataacataaatcacatgtcttgcagatcaccctcctctgcaggggcactcacatggatgctaataggcaggcagcttcttctcaatgccgctctgacacactctgtgtacctctcaactgcagctcatccctcctctgcggggatgatgtctcctgtggactctgacacgtcactctgtgtactcccagcctcaggctctgacaatacagctaccatgcctcttgtagcagccctcactccagggtctcttccatgagaagtgtccccctctctcttgggttctctatagtgacatggagttctccccctcattcagggcacacattccttgccctggcacagtccccatgctcagacttccaggcaatgctggggatcctggagcttccaccccaccttcccaggtccccagctacatctctcctctcctgtgtcttctcctctctctctttactcacagcccctccttccttctcactcagtctcacaggctgggctgggttatcaccatggtaaccagtttatgtaacttttcataaacttctagcttaccctctaggtgaccccttctgtattcactgaggtgcaaggtttactaaaacaccactaggggggcgTTACATACATATGAGGATTGCTGAAGtattggttaataataataataataataataataatattattattattattattattattaacagaatAAGATATTATATACTTCTGAAGTTTTAACATTATGTCTgttgaatctataatgtattatctgtattgtatgtatgcatttatgtgctgtatgtttgattatctttgtaaagtaaaagacttgtatctttatgtctgttttgtatgtttagataactggaatgaatatgatgattggatgtttatatagataatgcggtatagtgaggtaaatgatagattggtatttatttagggattaacacataatggtgggctatgtgacgtggaggtcaatagatgtgtaatacttaggCGGTATATAtaatagccttgtcaaacacagggatcGCGTAAATCGCTCTTACGGATTTCGTTCAGCCTATGGGGACATTCTTACAGTCTGACACAGTCTGATTAGAAGCCTCGGACCTttacaaaacaaatttaaataaatagttgAAGCAGGGCCTGGGGTCCTACACACTGCTGCTTATTGAACAGATTTCTGCACAGACAGCACACAGCTAAATCTACAGGTAGAGGACAAAAAATGGAGAAACAGATCACTGCCGCCAACAAGCTCACTGCAACCACCTCCTGAAATATTCTGTCCGGTAAACATTCCAatgatttgattggctacaggttgttctattctGCCCACCTCAAAACCGGGAACATCTCAGAGAAGCAAGAGATAGCGGATTGGATACAGGAAAACACCATCCATGAAgcaaaagaacaaaaaagcttTTAAGCGGCTTTTGTTAAACTTTTCACTGCATCTGATGCACTTTACCATTAGTAGTATTATGTTGAGTTGAATGCACCTGGAACATGTGGGTAAACACATCTACATGCGCATGTGTTCTATTTCCACACCTGTACACTCAGTGATTGACTTGCAGTCTCTTAGGTAACAGAAATGCTATGTAAACATAGGACATGACCAGAGGAGTCAGTGCTAGGTTGAAGGGCTGTTTGCAGGCCGGGTAACTTGCTAGACAACCAATGAGCAAGCATAGGCCTGGACGGGTACGAGAGATTCTGCATCTACTTTTTatataaacctttaataacaatTTGGGCTTCTGTGGGATGGTGACATCTAGGACATTGAGCTTTAGGATCAGCCACTGACAGCTACCTGGCATTACAGGGCAGTCCTGATTTCAATTTGAAAATCTTTAAATCagaatatatttatgtatctggAATATCAGGATTAGTGAAATGATACATCGGTAACAGATAAAGAACTCAGTTGTGGGACTCAAAAGCAAGGATCAGTACTCCCTACTCTTCCCTACTTCTTATCTGGATAACTACTATCTAAAGCTAAGTAGATACACCGTCAAATAAAAGGGCCCAAGAATGAACACCATTTTTTCCACAGTCGCCAAAGAATTCCacataaataaagaatacatttgtttttcttctccTTATTTCCCATCTTCGCTCATTTTATCTTTATATAGGAGAAAGTAGGATTTTcacaatgctatttatttaattactggTTGTTAACTTTCTCTTGCCAAATGCCTTCTTCAGGCTGTTCCTGATTTCCTTCATTCTCAGTCCATAGATGAAGGGGTCAACACTCGTTGGAATCACAAAATTCATTAGGCTTATCAGGTTCTGAACATCTCGTGAAATGAGAGAACCCATTCTGTACACGATGGAGGAGCACATACCAGATGAGAACATTAGCATGGCCACCAACAAGTGTGTGCTACAGGTTTGCCAGGCTTTTTCAGAAGCTTTTCCAACCAATATCTTCATCACTGTACAAAGAATGGTCAGATAGGAGACCAAGACAAAGGTCCCATCAGTCAGTGTAAAGAGAACCCTTATACATAGACCTACAGCTTGGACGTTGGAGATATCTCCACAAGCGAGGTTCAAGAGACTCATATTTTCACAGGCAAAGTTCAGAATGATGTTGGATCTACAAAACTGAACCTTTGAGGCAAAAATAACTATCAGAGAAGCACAGAGGAAACTCCTAACCCAACCAATGAAGATGAGCAACGTCAATGTTCGTTTAGTTACAATGTTATGGTAGTGTAGTGGCATTCTTATAGCCACATACCTGTCAAATGCCATTAATACGAGTAAGAGAGATTCATAATTACCTGTTAAGTAAATAAAGAACATTTGTACAAAGCAGCCAGTCAGCGTTATCTGGTTCAGTTCAAATATTAGCCCAAGAAGATATTTTGGCAGGATGGTGGTGGTGTAGGAGATGTTACTGACAAAAAGCAGAGAAATCAATATATACATCGGTGAGTGAAGAGTCCTCTCCATCCAGATTGAATAAATCATTGCACCGTTACTGACCACAATGATCATATAGATGAAAAGAAATGGTATAACGAGGGCATGTCTGGACTGTGAGATCCCAGGAAAGCCACAGAGGAGGAAGTCTGTGTGTGAGAAGCTGGTATTCAGGGCCAGGTCTCCCATTGTGGGTGGTAAAATCTGTAGGACTGAGAGCAAGAACACAGACTAAGAATAATCTCTTCTACTATAAGTACTTACTTATTATA is a genomic window of Mixophyes fleayi isolate aMixFle1 chromosome 2, aMixFle1.hap1, whole genome shotgun sequence containing:
- the LOC142139721 gene encoding olfactory receptor 52H1-like, whose protein sequence is MGDLALNTSFSHTDFLLCGFPGISQSRHALVIPFLFIYMIIVVSNGAMIYSIWMERTLHSPMYILISLLFVSNISYTTTILPKYLLGLIFELNQITLTGCFVQMFFIYLTGNYESLLLVLMAFDRYVAIRMPLHYHNIVTKRTLTLLIFIGWVRSFLCASLIVIFASKVQFCRSNIILNFACENMSLLNLACGDISNVQAVGLCIRVLFTLTDGTFVLVSYLTILCTVMKILVGKASEKAWQTCSTHLLVAMLMFSSGMCSSIVYRMGSLISRDVQNLISLMNFVIPTSVDPFIYGLRMKEIRNSLKKAFGKRKLTTSN